The Anopheles coluzzii chromosome 2, AcolN3, whole genome shotgun sequence genome window below encodes:
- the LOC120947958 gene encoding protein pygopus: MASNGGTLHGVPQSVSQQQQQQQQHICSQCGLYFESASSLQVHHMHYHQHDSMNRWGSSQQQQPVVSTTLATTAVATTTTAATITTNGSVVPSSTTPTSSDTENNNQPGSLTPTGGLKPVASPQQQQQHHTTIAAAADSSDNQPPTPQPTITEPGTPQSYSGGGGGTSPYHTQQHQQQQQQQQQQVSQHQLGLPSGAPGSEMHYPSYIHPGYDYAYAGGPGLDYGGGGVLGAPLQPTDYKSSSSVVSSARYHPYGGPGSNGPADGSSPAVVSSNGSAGMSPQVVSSSNGVSVAGSGSAGAGSVTTVASTTSQSQSSHSPQNGTGGSNIPPTPSPSPIQCEKCGLVCESDEALNEHEATVHSSVPVQSAQDQQQQQQRVDQVDLQTGGGANCYPYGGGGGTPGYPVKEETPASDILDLDSQKMVGYGAGADGGLLPPMNSLHPLQSMQRHPMMAWPHHDPHNFMGPPPPLPPPPHHAGADMKHSAAAAAAAAAAYYHHPIKSEYSATPSIKSEYLGGGGGIGGGGHYGAPGGPMVKNEYSLAPTLPPPAVAPQATNPQSMKQYADEMHDNQLATSPSDFPSTTTPQESGSQYRTFEPATSSLPGTGSGPTKGTAWKSNEARRPKTYNCTACNKWFTSSGHLKRHYNTTLHKNAVKSSGQPDPATLPISVHHHPGRDPNYANKGRRGGTGNGGAGSSGGGGGAGGGGSQLQQTIQQPVPPPDPPRSPEYGAAGQQYAGAGFPAAGTSPGQQQHPGGGQLVSTNQSAGFHHPYAGATSANGGSTSASSSTSSAVPPNGVAGPSVQVSQPRGLQIYSNSSSSSSNMAEQMEQATHTITTILTPTTQQPICTAGIPDIPGTTICTGTRTPGTPGTRTPPTMGMGSPQPPPHHLQQRQQQQPPQQQLPPPTISSMEPYHHHHHHHMQPHTMHTHISNPLTISTTSIPSFQTILPEAPSYHLIIGNGPQYHPGGQGAHHQLHQPAGDGGQWADLPTDGTEGLIESTTGGRTPLGFPRCAGGAEVYQGDTAPPFSPNVPEQYHQQQQRSGGGEAGLPIGMTMLHDGQLTTESGKYKDYLQSEVDPYQEQLLYRVATPQLGATAPSISPAPCSPSVTSTDVGQTQLARARGQKAAQNGSANGQAPEIHRCIECDKVFNKVCYLTQHNKTFHSGDKPYKCHRCGKRFPCNQSYEEHLAKHGGEKPFKCEQCPKQFNHKTDLRRHMCLHSGSKPYACEQCGKGFIRKDHMMKHAETHRKNAAAAAAAAAAGHDGPKRPGKGQGVIKGGGRKIVGLMDE, from the coding sequence ATGGCCAGTAATGGGGGGACTCTGCATGGGGTTCCCCAAAGTGtgtcacagcagcagcagcagcagcagcagcatatctGCTCCCAGTGTGGCCTATACTTTGAGAGTGCGTCCTCGTTGCAGGTGCATCATATGCACTACCATCAGCATGACAGCATGAATCGCTGGGGTtcgtcgcagcagcagcagccagtggTCAGTACAACGCTTGCAACGACAGCGGTcgcgacgacgacaacggccGCCACCATCACAACGAACGGTTCGGTCGTCCCCTCGTCCACGACGCCCACCTCCTCCGACACGGAGAACAACAACCAGCCCGGGTCGCTTACCCCCACGGGCGGCTTGAAGCCGGTCGCttcgccgcagcagcagcagcagcaccatacgACGATAGCAGCGGCCGCTGACTCGAGCGATAATCAGCCGCCAACGCCCCAGCCCACCATCACGGAGCCCGGAACTCCGCAAAGCtacagtggtggtggtggtggtacatcACCCTACCACActcagcaacatcagcagcagcagcagcagcagcagcaacaagtgAGTCAGCATCAGCTAGGACTGCCGAGCGGTGCGCCCGGCAGCGAGATGCACTATCCGAGCTACATCCATCCCGGGTACGATTACGCGTACGCCGGCGGCCCGGGGCTCGActatggcggtggtggtgtgctcgGTGCACCGCTCCAGCCGACCGACTACAAGTCCAGCTCGTCGGTCGTGTCGTCCGCCCGGTACCATCCGTACGGTGGCCCGGGAAGCAACGGCCCGGCGGATGGTTCGTCGCCGGCCGTGGTCAGCAGCAACGGTTCGGCTGGCATGAGCCCGCAGGTGGTAAGTTCTTCCAACGGGGTCAGCGTGGCGGGAAGTGGCAGTGCTGGAGCGGGCAGTGTAACGACGGTCGCCAGCACCACCTCCCAGTCGCAGTCGTCGCACTCGCCGCAGAATGGGACGGGCGGGTCGAACATTCCGCCGACTCCGTCCCCATCGCCGATCCAGTGCGAGAAGTGCGGGCTGGTGTGCGAGTCCGACGAGGCGCTGAACGAGCACGAGGCGACGGTACATTCGAGCGTGCCGGTACAGTCGGCGcaggaccagcagcagcagcagcagcgtgtcgATCAGGTCGATCTACAAACTGGCGGTGGTGCGAACTGCTATCCGTACGGAGGTGGCGGCGGTACGCCCGGCTACCCCGTGAAGGAAGAGACGCCCGCCAGCGATATCCTCGATCTCGACTCGCAGAAGATGGTAGGCTATGGGGCGGGCGCGGACGGCGGGCTCCTGCCACCGATGAACTCGCTCCACCCGCTGCAGTCGATGCAGCGCCACCCGATGATGGCCTGGCCGCACCACGACCCGCACAACTTTAtggggccgccgccgccgctgccccCGCCACCGCACCATGCCGGTGCCGATATGAAGCATTccgcggcggcagcagcagcggccgccgccgcctacTACCACCACCCGATCAAGTCCGAGTACTCGGCCACCCCGTCGATCAAGTCCGAGTATCtgggcggcggcggaggcATCGGTGGCGGTGGCCATTACGGTGCGCCCGGAGGTCCGATGGTGAAGAACGAGTACAGCCTCGCGCCCACGCTACCGCCGCCGGCCGTTGCGccgcaggcgacgaacccgcaGTCGATGAAGCAGTACGCGGACGAGATGCACGACAATCAGCTCGCGACCAGCCCGTCCGACTTCCCGAGCACGACGACGCCGCAGGAAAGTGGCTCCCAGTATCGGACGTTCGAGCCGGCCACCTCCTCGCTGCCGGGGACGGGCTCGGGCCCAACCAAGGGCACCGCGTGGAAGTCGAACGAGGCGCGCCGCCCCAAAACGTACAACTGCACCGCGTGCAACAAGTGGTTCACCAGCTCGGGCCACCTGAAGCGGCACTACAACACGACGCTGCACAAGAACGCGGTCAAGTCGAGCGGCCAGCCCGACCCGGCGACGCTGCCGATCAGTGTGCACCATCATCCGGGGCGCGATCCGAACTACGCCAACAAGGGGCGGCGCGGCGGAACCGGCAACGGTGGCGCCGGCAGttccggcggcggcggtggcgccggtggcggtggctCCCAGCTGCAGCAAACGATACAGCAGCCGGTACCGCCGCCCGACCCGCCCAGAAGTCCCGAGTACGGGGCGGCCGGCCAGCAGTACGCGGGGGCGGGGTTTCCAGCGGCCGGGACATCGcccggccagcagcagcatccgggcGGCGGCCAGCTAGTCAGCACGAACCAATCGGCGGGGTTTCACCACCCGTACGCCGGCGCGACCAGCGCGAACGGCGGCAGCACGTCGGCGAGCAGCTCCACTTCTTCAGCGGTTCCCCCAAACGGGGTAGCAGGTCCCTCCGTCCAAGTCTCCCAACCGAGGGGCCTGCAGATCTactcgaacagcagcagcagcagcagcaacatggcGGAGCAAATGGAGCAAGCCACCCATACCATTACCACCATCCTCACGCCCACCACCCAGCAGCCCATCTGCACGGCGGGCATCCCGGACATCCCGGGCACCACCATCTGCACGGGCACGCGCACCCCGGGCACCCCGGGCACCCGCACGCCCCCCACCATGGGCATGGGCtcgccgcagccgccgcctcaccatctgcagcagcggcagcagcagcagccgccgcagcagcagctgccgcCGCCCACCATCAGTTCAATGGAgccctaccaccaccaccaccaccaccacatgcAGCCGCACACAATGCACACGCACATCTCCAATCCTTTAACTatcagcaccaccagcatTCCATCCTTCCAAACCATCCTGCCGGAGGCGCCGAGCTATCACCTTATTATTGGTAATGGGCCGCAGTACCACCCGGGGGGGCAGGGGGCCCATCATCAGCTCCACCAGCCGGCGGGGGACGGTGGGCAGTGGGCGGACCTGCCCACCGATGGGACGGAGGGGCTGATCGAGTCGACGACGGGCGGACGCACGCCGTTGGGGTTTCCCCGATGTGCGGGGGGCGCCGAGGTGTATCAGGGCGATACGGCGCCCCCCTTCTCACCTAACGTACCGGAGCagtaccaccagcagcagcagcggtcgGGGGGTGGTGAGGCCGGCCTACCCATCGGCATGACGATGCTGCACGACGGCCAGCTGACGACCGAGTCCGGCAAGTACAAGGACTACCTGCAGTCCGAGGTCGACCCGTACCAGGAGCAGCTGCTGTACCGGGTGGCCACCCCGCAGCTGGGCGCCACCGCACCATCCATCTCGCCCGCACCCTGCTCCCCGAGCGTCACCTCGACGGACGTCGGGCAGACGCAGCTAGCACGAGCGCGGGGCCAGAAAGCGGCCCAAAACGGCAGCGCGAACGGACAGGCGCCGGAGATCCACCGGTGCATCGAGTGCGACAAGGTGTTCAACAAGGTGTGCTACCTGACGCAGCACAACAAAACGTTCCACTCGGGCGACAAACCGTACAAGTGTCACCGGTGCGGCAAGCGCTTCCCCTGCAACCAGTCGTACGAGGAGCATCTGGCGAAGCACGGGGGCGAAAAACCGTTCAAGTGCGAGCAGTGCCCGAAGCAGTTCAACCACAAGACCGACCTGCGGCGGCACATGTGCCTGCACAGCGGCTCGAAACCGTACGCCTGCGAGCAGTGCGGCAAGGGCTTCATCCGGAAGGACCACATGATGAAGCACGCGGAAACGCACCGGAAGAatgcggcggcggcagcggcggcggcggccgccggcCACGATGGCCCGAAGCGCCCCGGCAAGGGGCAGGGCGTCATCAAGGGCGGTGGGCGCAAGATCGTCGGCCTGATGGACGAATGA